The DNA window CGAAACAAGAGCAGGAAAAACTGTTCTTACTCTTTAAACTGGCCTTGTCTTGCACCTGTCCAGTACCGGAGGAACGACCATACATGATTGAGGTGTTGTCATCCCTTTCTAAGATAAGTCAGAGTATAACAGGATCCAGTTCCTGATGTGGAGAAATATGAGAACGAGCTCAATGAAAGTTGCATGAATTCTTGGTTTGTAAAGATGCGGTCAAAGCTGTGTCCATGGCAGGCATTGTATTCTAATATGACTAGAGTCAACTACTTTCAGAGGgtgagcaattttttttttgataggtagagGGTGAGTTATTTGTTGAAACTGCGCTGCAATGTAATTGATTCTTCTGTTAAATGGATAAAATTACTCTGTAACTCAAAATTATCATTTGATCCCAAATTGTGGGAACTCATTCTAACCCGACTCAGTTCCTCAGGCAGTGAAAGCCTAAGAGGTAAAAGATACCAAATCATTGCAAATATTCAACACATGAGCAAACCCAAATATTTTGATAGTAATAACTTACAATGAAGAATTGCTAAGAGTcaataattttcataaaaattacATAGTAATCCGGagaatccctctctctctctctctctctctctctttacttgGGGGGATCATTCTGCAGAAACTCTTCTATAGTTGAAGGGAATTCAAGCCCTTCAAGACCATCAGCACAAGCAGCTCTGCCCAGAAGCAAGTAAACCAAACTCAATGGTTCGCTCCTGCCCTCCTCACCATCATTTAACAAGTACTTAATCCATCCATTCAATCTCTCCATTTCTTTCTCACATTTGGGTCCATTCACCCCAGCAATCTTTGAATAAAACCCACCATCACAAAAGCATGACCCAGAAGTTCCATTGATtaatctcttctctcttccttctttttcatcGTCTTCTTCCAATTTCAACTCTGACAAACCCAGGAGTTCGATTAACTGCTCGATATCGTCCTTGTTGTCTTCAGCCTCATTGACGGTCTCATTGTGTTGTTCAATGTCCAGTTGAGTTGGGTCTTCCTGGGTCGGGGGGAAATCAATGGAATGCGAGAGAAAATCTTGAGGGGGATCGCTGTCTTGGAGGCTCGAGCTGTTGTTGGTATGATCGTAGTTGAGAAAAATGGGGGAACCCAGATGATCTGTTGATGATGAAGAGCAGTGAGTTGTTAACTGCGATGAATCTTCCGATTTCAATCTCTTCTCAACCTGTTCAGATATGCCAGTACGTTTGAAGATTAAGAAATCTGATTACAATATAACAAATATAGATAGAACGGTGACTGATAAGAGGTTTTGTGGTCAACTACCTGCttaagagaggagaagaaactaCTGTGGATTGAAGGAGGTCGCATCTTTGTATCAGTGAAGTTCACTCTTCCCTGTTCCTTCTTGGTACTCAAAAGACGCTTTAATCTTCATCCTAGGTTGAAGTACTTAGCAACTGTTTGGATGTAGAAATTATACAATCCTAATACGGGATACAATTACAGTACGCTCTTATCTAGTGTTTGTTTGTCGCTCACCTGCTCAGCAATTGAATCCTCTACTTGACTAGGCTTTGAGTGTCAAAACCTAGTCTGAatcatagttagtaaaataCGCGTATTATAAGCGTATAATATGCGCATTCGAacgtttaattcaaaagttcgtaATTTAGCGTACCAATACAAAAAAACCGTTTAATATGCCGATTTTAAAGATAACTATATCATACACGAATAATATTTGTATAATACGttacatactcaataaaacttttggattaaaaaaaaaatgagattaacccaaatgggccaaatcTTGATTCCCAACCCTTGTCTTCTATCAGGAACCCTAATCGATCGAAactataacccttcttcttccctcatctaagttaaccaaaaaaaggaggaacccTTGCTCTAGTGATCGcttctcctccatctccatTTTTGGTGGTCAGCGACCGAGGGCGATAGGTAAGACAACATTACCCCctgctctcattctcttctccatttctcttcccatcgaTTGTTGAAAACCTAATCAACCCtttatcttctttgtttctcttcccattggtagttgaaaatccaatcaaGGGCGATTGCAtctgcaaataatttttaacgagAAGCAAGAAGGATTCAAAATAGACGACTCCTATGGAAAAAGATGGCCAAAGGTGGGATTCTCCAAAAGGGGTGGAAATAAAAACCTTTCTaggaaatttagcatacaatcgctatttgaattggaccaacaattatttacaaacatatATAGTTGCAGTTggacaatgtgaagaattagaaagagggaaatAACACGAGTGTTCTCCTCCCTCTGTTCTTGCAATACTGcatctgagaaatcaaaggagttgaagagaggaggttcttgagccttaaaattgatccGTGACCGGTCTTAGATTGTACCCCCAtggaaatttcaaaaaaatccaAGCGCATCTCTGGGATAAATGATTTCAAACacttattctccatcttctAGAATCTTGTTTTtgtaccaagaagaagaagagaacatgtaaaagttacaagacgagatgaggtttgattctcctcttagttctttctaccataccctttttaggggttaaatttaattaatattaaatgtgaaaattcaaaagaatgggaaatgatttcaaattggaaaatcagattggattttagtgtccataaaaacatggtagattagaatttagtttcaaacaatcatttttagtcTCAGATTTTTGCTCCCGGATTTTTATTGAGCAACCGTATTAAACACGTACCATATCATTGCCATACGTGTTTCATTGCATCGCATTTTTTGAAACGTATTATTATCGTATGGTCCATTTAATTGCCATATGTATCTGTTCCTGTATTATTGTCGTCtccgaacttactaactatggtctGAACCAATGAATCGATCAagatcaaaatcgaatcaatcAAAAACTATATGAGCTTATTGGATGTTTTGGGCTGAGATTTTATGAGACTAAAATCAATCGAACAGTATTGAAACTGATAACACATCGAACAAAACTTGAAAAATATGATCAAAACAATATAACCTATATCAATattaattcataaaaaaaaaaaaaaattccatagattttgaataaatttataaaataaatcgaaaccaaactgagACCAAAGTGATAATAAACTAATTAGAGAAATCGAAAcctaaccaaaaccaaatcaaaaccaatgcATCCTTATTGGTTCATGTTTCGATTTCACTTTCTCacataaaaatcaataaaactgaatcaaaacTGGTCCAAACTAATGATTGACCCCATAACTGGGATATTCACATTGGTcctgggttgggctgggttgggttgggttgggttggcctGAGAATTACAATccttgaatgggactctttgtCACTTTAGAGACAGGTGTGGCAAGGAAATTTTGGCAAATGCATGTGTAAATTCACCTCGAGTACTCATAATTGCTTATAGGTTCATAGTCCAATTcaggcactgtttgataacgttcctGCATTTTCTGTGTTCAGAAACGAATTTTCACCAGAAATGGATTTTTGggtatttgataaacctgtttcttgaaTCGTTTTTTACTAAGCTCAAAGATGGATCAGAGTgaaaggggaagaaggaaggTGGCCATCGGTGGTCGATGATGATCGTCATTTCCGCTGCTAAAGAAGATGGCCTTCAGTGGcttttctttcattgcttttggGAACATCAGAATTTTTATCGGGCTTTTTACAATGGTAGTCgttcaaagtcgtttctagaaatgaagaaACATGTATGACTTGTTTCATCACTTGCATTTCTAGGTATAgaaattgatataaattttgatttatatttctataaaCAAGAGAAATGGAATGACATTATCAAACGCTATTTAGGCCATTTCTCCATTTctaagaacaagaaaacgcagaaatgacagaaatggaacgttgtcaaatggtgccccAATTTATGCTTGATCGAAAATTTGTGATCCAAAGGTTAGTTAGTGAATGCAAGTGCATAGATTCTGTGCAGCAGAAATTCACTAGATTTGTAACAGTGGCTTCTCAGGAAGAttgagttattattattattatttttggaacaACAAACTGaagttttagggaaaaaaattagaGGAAAACCTCTTTCTAAAAAAGGTGaggtttacaagagaaagtggaGGATGAATGTAGCAACCCCTTAATAAACACAATTTAAAAGCCTCCTTGGCTAAGAAATTGGCTTTTCTATCAAAAAACTCTTGGGGGCAGTTTGGTAGGTTCTTAAAAActatttctatcattttttcgttttattggaacaaaaaaacgcaaaaaactgtttggtacACTGGGGCTGTGTTTtagtttttataaaaaaaaaaaagaaaaaagaaaaaagaaaatgagtcagAAGTCGGAACTCCAAAAGCAAGTTCCAACTATGACGTTTCGTTTCAAAATCTCTAATTTGGAACTATCGTTCCCGATAGCTGGAGCAGGAGGAGTATCTGCAGGTaacttttctctcttcttctcctttgttcGCATACtcatttcttctcctctgttcgcATACTcgtttcttctcctctgttcgcttctctcttcttctcctctgttcgcttctctcttcttctcttctattcgcttctctcttcttctctcttcttctcctctgttcactgtttgagatttaaaatgtaaccgcaagcgtacggatcagtgtagctacgggtcgaacacagggagagcagccactttattttttatttcttttagtaatgcgaaagtgaactgattaatggttgtgatctaattctaattaccgtcctaaaaataacgtcctaaccattcgtcatctaagaatttaaagacgcaagccacgcaattaaaattaaataaataaataactgaaaataaacaacccacgcaattaaaaaaaNNNNNNNNNNNNNNNNNNNNaatttcacacataaatgtgctcatcagaattcccccacacttagactttgatagtcctcgagcaaaacaaaaaaaaaaaaaaaaaaagaaaaagaaaaaaaaagaaaaaagaaaatgagtcagAAGTCGGAACTCCAAAAGCAAGTTCCGACTATGACGTTTCGTTTCAAACTCTCTAATTTGGAACTATCGTTCCCCATAGCTGGAGCGGGAGGAGTATCTGTAGtaacttctctctcttcttgtctcttcttctcctttgttcGCATACTCGTTTCTTCTCCTATGTTcaccttcttctctcttcttctcccctattcgcactttagttttttttttccctaaaaaatctGGAAactcgataaaaaaaaaaccaaaaaaacaaaaaaagaaaatggagctGGTTCCTGAAGCATTACATTACCGATTAAATTTGTGAATCTGCTTTGATTATTCTTTATGTCTCTGTACCTGCTTCTACCGATTGAAATTGAGTTGATTTTGTTGCAGATAGAGGTTTGTGGAAGATCCTGAAGGAAGAATTCTCGGGACCTCCTATGAATGTAAATCATagcccccccttcttttttttgatTTGTTGTGGTATTAATGGAACTCGAATTTTTGCGATAATACAGGTGGTGGTTGAACTGCTACTAGGTTTAGTTTTCTGTATGTTTGCGGCGTTAATTGTGCCGGGAGAATTCCTATCCATAGTTCTCGATTCGGATGAGAACATGTTGGTTTTGAActcatttctttcaagttgGTCGTACCttgttttatttgattagtCAATTTATGGggaagaaggaaacagaaaaagtTGAGGATAAAACTGAATCACTTGCTCAGCTTCTATTCATATTAAATGTGAACAAGATTTTAGGTGTGAAGACTTAATCAGCAATCTCCGAGTTGAATGCAGTGGTCTTTGGGATTGCCAATTCTGTCAGCTGAATGTCTTGCTTGTTGTCTGCTTGAAATTCATTCTCTTCATCCAGTGTTATTTTTGGGAGGTAGAGAGATTATGAAACATGCATTTGTTATTTGATGCATTTTCTGTCAATATGAGCTATTAAGTGCTTAGGCTTATAGCGGCACATTCGTTTCATGGTAGAGGTTGAGTTACTTCTTGACAGTGTAAATTTGACTGAATATCACCAACCAAGAGAATAATGCAAAGCCAAATTTATGAGAATGGGAGAAGCAAAGAAACCCCTGCTGCTAAAATAGTTGTCATTGGTGTTAGAAAGATAGTTTTCTGTGTCTAATAGTATGGGACTCCATCCAATTGAAGAGGAAAAAGTATGGGAAGCAAGAATTGTTGGAACTAAGGCATATAATAAGCAGTTCATGCTGAAGGGCAaacatgatttaattttttccttggcttttattttttacagAGACTAGtgtattcaaaatttttatttatttattattatatccTTTACCTTTTGGTGCAGGGTTGTGCAGATCCTAATAATCAATACATttgttaaaatattaaaatagagATTTGAAGTTGTTTTTGGATTAGTATCATCTAGGAGTTGGGTTTTAGATGCGCTGGATTAGTTGAGGGGGTTGAATAGGGCCTTTGTTTGGAAATATTCAGACTATTTTGATGGTTATGTTGTTATTTCTTGTTTgcatgattttggtttcaatgaccctaatcacatctattatttgatataggctgatgattgtggatgtggtatgtttgtatggttgaaagatgaaacacatatttctaccatacaacatacattaggttcaaaaagctcaacatcaacaacatTCACTCCACCGTCCATTTCGAATGAGTACATGAAAGGCTATCTagaaaggattagaggaccaaacaaataagatgaaagacatcctcaatgcattcaagtctttagatttggacaaaaagtaaaaatttggggaattatgtaatgcataattaacttggacaaggCAG is part of the Macadamia integrifolia cultivar HAES 741 unplaced genomic scaffold, SCU_Mint_v3 scaffold2541, whole genome shotgun sequence genome and encodes:
- the LOC122066704 gene encoding uncharacterized protein LOC122066704; the protein is MRPPSIHSSFFSSLKQVEKRLKSEDSSQLTTHCSSSSTDHLGSPIFLNYDHTNNSSSLQDSDPPQDFLSHSIDFPPTQEDPTQLDIEQHNETVNEAEDNKDDIEQLIELLGLSELKLEEDDEKEGREKRLINGTSGSCFCDGGFYSKIAGVNGPKCEKEMERLNGWIKYLLNDGEEGRSEPLSLVYLLLGRAACADGLEGLEFPSTIEEFLQNDPPK